The following DNA comes from Microcella sp..
GCGCGGCGTCACCGTCGTGGGCCGATCCGCTGCGTTCGGCACGACCGTGATCGAGCGCTTCGTGAGCCGCTTCGAGATCATGAGCGCGCGCGTTGTCTCACTCACCGTCACGACGGCGTCGGCCCGATTGAGCAGTACCCGCTGCGGCCACCACGCCAGGTGGTAGAGCCGCCAGCCGACCCGCACCGGCCACGGCAGATCGCGCGGCGGCGTGGGATGCGCGTAGTAGATGAGGTCGTGCAGTGTCAGCACGAGCGGGTAGCGCCGCCAGAGCGCCCCCATGGTCTGCATGGGGCTGAACACGACGTCGGGCGACACTCGGTTGACCTGGCGCGCCACGAAAGGCTCACGCGGGCTCGTGGGGCCGCTCACGAGATGCCACGGCAGACCCTCGGGCAGCATGGCGAGTTGGCCTTCGTCGCTGATCAGCAGCTCGAGCGCCTCGGACTCGGCGAGCTGGCCGCGCAGAGCATCCACGAGACCCGCCGTGAACCGGCTGATGCCGTCGTGGCGCGGAAACCGCACGTAGCGGCAATCAACGACGATCTTCATGACAAGAACGTCTCGATCGCGGCAGCAGCCTCGACGGGCTTCTCGTAGTGGATGAGGTGCCCGACGCCCTCGATGACCGCGAGCTCAGCATCCGGAAACATGGTCACCAAGCGTCGCTGGGCCTCGAGAGGCGTGATGTCGTCGTGGTCGGCCACGACGAGCAGCGTCTGCTGGTGGATGCTCGCCGCGAACTCGCTCACATCGTGCGAGACCGACGTACGAAACGCTTCGAGCAGGCTCTGCCGGGTGGCGAACGCTGAGAAATAGCGGTCGTGCTCTTCGTGGATCCAGCGGCGCAGCGCCTTGTCGTCGGTCTTCGCCATCGTGACGCTCATGATGCGGGTGACGAGGCGACTGCGCAGCACCGCGAAGCCGAGCTTCTCTGGCAAGGCCGCGCCCACGCGGTAGAACCCGACCGCGAGGCGTGTGAGCACTCCGCGAGGGCCTGCGAGGGCGTTCTGCCCGATCGGGTTGACGAGAATCACGCGGGGTGTGGGCACTCCTGAGGCGACAGCCGCCGCGACGACGATCGAGCCGAACGAGTGGCCGAGCAGCACCGCGGTGCCGTGTACTCCCGTCGTGCGCAAGAAGGCCTCGAGCCAGGCGGTGTAGCCGGCCAGGTCGTGCGCGCCCGCCGCGAGGGGCGCACTCGCGCCAAAGCCCGGCAGGTCTGGAGCGATAAAGCGCACGTGGGGCAGCTGCGCCACGACCGGACCGAGCCCGTGGTGGTCACCGCGAAAGCCGTGCACGAGCACG
Coding sequences within:
- a CDS encoding glycosyltransferase family 4 protein, with amino-acid sequence MKIVVDCRYVRFPRHDGISRFTAGLVDALRGQLAESEALELLISDEGQLAMLPEGLPWHLVSGPTSPREPFVARQVNRVSPDVVFSPMQTMGALWRRYPLVLTLHDLIYYAHPTPPRDLPWPVRVGWRLYHLAWWPQRVLLNRADAVVTVSETTRALMISKRLTKRSITVVPNAADRPTTVTPRTRPEGIELVYMGSFMPYKGVDTLVEALHLLPGARLHLLSRIRPAERERFEAAAPAGSLVVHNGVSDDEYAELLDGATALVTASRDEGFGIPLVEAMGRGTPVVVSDIPIFREIGGDTALYAVTGDAEAFAARITELLEPGEWERRSAATPAEAARFDWGRSAAVLLELLREQAALGHSRR
- a CDS encoding alpha/beta fold hydrolase — encoded protein: MAAPSPYAADLARISSVDRTSEVLGARTHWVEYGPVDAERTLVLVHGFRGDHHGLGPVVAQLPHVRFIAPDLPGFGASAPLAAGAHDLAGYTAWLEAFLRTTGVHGTAVLLGHSFGSIVVAAAVASGVPTPRVILVNPIGQNALAGPRGVLTRLAVGFYRVGAALPEKLGFAVLRSRLVTRIMSVTMAKTDDKALRRWIHEEHDRYFSAFATRQSLLEAFRTSVSHDVSEFAASIHQQTLLVVADHDDITPLEAQRRLVTMFPDAELAVIEGVGHLIHYEKPVEAAAAIETFLS